One Bacillota bacterium DNA window includes the following coding sequences:
- a CDS encoding LysM domain-containing protein produces the protein STRYTVQPGDTLFFIAQRFGTTVPAILAINPQITNPDLIFPAQVICVPAAVPPAVCPPGSTQYTVQPGDTLFFIAQRFGTTVPAILAINPQITNPNLIFPGQVICVPSR, from the coding sequence GGTCTACGCGGTACACGGTCCAGCCCGGCGACACGCTCTTCTTCATCGCCCAGCGCTTCGGCACCACGGTCCCGGCCATCCTGGCCATCAACCCGCAGATTACCAACCCCGACCTCATCTTCCCCGCCCAAGTCATCTGCGTCCCGGCCGCCGTGCCGCCCGCGGTCTGTCCACCGGGGTCCACCCAGTACACGGTCCAGCCCGGCGACACGCTCTTCTTCATCGCCCAGCGCTTCGGCACCACGGTCCCGGCCATCCTGGCCATCAACCCGCAGATCACCAACCCCAACCTGATCTTTCCGGGACAGGTCATCTGCGTGCCAAGTCGCTGA